In Palaemon carinicauda isolate YSFRI2023 chromosome 14, ASM3689809v2, whole genome shotgun sequence, the following proteins share a genomic window:
- the LOC137653346 gene encoding cuticle protein 19-like: MFHTIVVSLAIASLALAHPDGYGHGGGDGKHGYGGAPLPYYFDYSVKGDYKGPNFGQSEKSDGKGNVYGSYSVALPDGRKQHVDYTADHHNGFVAKVSYSGKAQHPAHYGPAVVFDHHGDGYH, translated from the exons ATGTTTCATACA ATTGTAGTATCCCTAGCCATTGCCAGCCTGGCTCTGGCCCATCCAGACGGCTACGGTCATGGTGGAGGCGATGGAAAGCATGGTTATGGTGGG GCTCCTCTGCCTTATTACTTCGACTACAGCGTCAAGGGAGATTACAAAGGACCTAATTTCGGCCAGAGCGAAAAGTCCGACGGAAAGGGCAACGTCTACGGATCCTACAGCGTCGCTCTTCCGGACGGTCGCAAACAACAC GTGGATTACACAGCCGATCACCACAACGGATTCGTGGCTAAAGTCAGCTACTCCGGAAAGGCCCAACATCCGGCCCATTACGGACCAGCCGTCGTTTTCGACCATCATGGAGATGGATATCACTAA
- the LOC137653006 gene encoding uncharacterized protein, whose amino-acid sequence MFRSPSSKLYILNESNSKPIFSYSQRVQFQTYILNESSSKFIFSTGQVPWFVLIVILLNLAVALPDGKDGDLAGHGGGYGKGDISAGQGQGYDHGSSNSITYDGLAGSHGDIHGIQGTTYNNDLSHAGLEHGHGGSQGPGYGISPGHGGSQGTTYGTSHGGGHGSRNGVSTSHEGSQGATYGMSHGGSQGANYGTSHGGGHGSGYGVSTSHGGSQGATYGTSHGGGHGSGYSDSTSHGGSHGATYGTSHGESHGSGYGVSTSHGGSQEATSGPSHGGSHGSGYAVSTSHGGNQGATYGTSHGGSQGATYGTSHGGSHGSGYGVSTSHGGSQGATYGTSHGGSHGSGYGVITSHGGSQGATYGTSHGGSHGSGYGVSTSHGGSQGATYETSHGGSHGSGYGVSTSHGGSQGATYGTSHGGSHGSGYGVSTSHGGSQGATYGTSHGGSHGSGYGVSTSHGGSQGATYGTSHGGSHGSGYGVITSHGGSKGATYGTSHGGSHGSGYGVSTSHGGSQGASYGTSHGGSHGSGYGVSTSHGGSQGATYGTSHGGSHGSGYGVSTSHGGSQGATYGTSHGGSHGSGYGVSTSHGGSHGSGHGINPGHGGSQGDGYGHGGNHGKGKLHGYGEPLPYYFDYSIKGDYKGPNFRQNEKSDGKSVHGSYSVALPDGRKQHVKYEADHYKGFVAQVSYSGKAQHPAYYGPAIVFDHKGTEGYH is encoded by the exons ATGTTCCGATCG CCAAGTTCCAAACTTTATATTCTCAACGAGTCCAATTCCAaacctatattttcatattctcaaCGAGTCCAATTCCAAACTTATATTCTCAACGAGTCCAGTTCCAAATTTATATTCTCAACGGGCCAAGTTCCATGG TTCGTGCTCATCGTAATCCTTTTAAATTTAGCTGTAGCCCTTCCTGATGGTAAGGATGGAGATCTTGCAGGGCATGGCGGAGGATATGGTAAAGGAGATATCAGCGCAGGACAAGGGCAAGGTTATGATCACGGAAGCAGCAACAGTATAACATATGATGGACTTGCTGGAAGTCATGGAGACATCCATGGTATTCAAGGGACTACTTATAACAATGACCTAAGTCACGCAGGCCTCGAACATGGTCATGGAGGAAGCCAAGGGCCTGGATATGGTATTAGCCCCGGTCATGGAGGGAGTCAGGGGACCACCTATGGAACCAGTCACGGAGGAGGCCATGGGTCCAGAAATGGTGTTAGCACCAGTCATGAAGGAAGCCAGGGGGCCACATATGGAATGAGTCATGGAGGAAGTCAGGGGGCCAACTATGGAACCAGTCACGGAGGAGGCCATGGGTCCGGATATGGTGTTAGCACCAGTCATGGAGGAAGTCAGGGGGCCACCTATGGAACCAGTCACGGAGGAGGCCATGGGTCCGGATATAGTGATAGCACCAGTCATGGAGGAAGTCATGGGGCCACCTATGGAACCAGTCACGGAGAAAGCCATGGTTCCGGATATGGTGTTAGCACCAGTCATGGAGGAAGTCAGGAGGCCACCTCTGGACCCAGTCACGGAGGAAGCCATGGGTCCGGATATGCTGTTAGCACCAGTCATGGAGGAAATCAGGGGGCCACCTATGGAACCAGTCACGGAGGAAGTCAGGGGGCCACCTACGGAACCAGTCACGGAGGAAGCCACGGGTCCGGATATGGTGTTAGCACCAGTCATGGAGGAAGTCAGGGGGCCACCTACGGAACCAGTCACGGAGGAAGCCACGGGTCCGGATATGGTGTTATCACCAGTCATGGAGGAAGTCAGGGGGCCACCTACGGAACCAGTCACGGAGGAAGCCACGGGTCCGGATATGGTGTTAGCACCAGTCATGGAGGAAGTCAGGGGGCCACCTACGAAACCAGTCACGGTGGAAGCCACGGGTCCGGATATGGTGTTAGCACCAGTCATGGAGGAAGTCAGGGGGCCACCTACGGAACCAGTCACGGAGGAAGCCACGGGTCCGGATATGGTGTTAGCACCAGTCATGGAGGAAGTCAGGGGGCCACCTACGGAACCAGTCACGGAGGAAGCCACGGGTCCGGATATGGTGTTAGCACCAGTCATGGAGGAAGTCAGGGGGCCACCTACGGAACCAGTCACGGGGGAAGCCACGGGTCCGGATATGGTGTTATCACCAGTCATGGAGGAAGTAAAGGAGCTACCTATGGAACCAGTCACGGAGGAAGCCACGGATCTGGATATGGTGTTAGCACCAGTCATGGAGGAAGTCAGGGGGCCAGCTATGGAACCAGTCACGGAGGAAGCCATGGGTCCGGATATGGTGTAAGCACCAGTCATGGAGGAAGTCAGGGGGCCACCTATGGAACCAGTCACGGAGGAAGCCATGGGTCCGGATATGGTGTAAGCACCAGTCATGGAGGAAGTCAGGGGGCCACTTATGGAACCAGTCACGGAGGAAGCCATGGGTCCGGATATGGTGTTAGCACCAGTCACGGAGGAAGCCATGGGTCCGGACATGGTATTAACCCTGGTCATGGAGGAAGCCAAGGGGATGGATATGGACATGGTGGAAATCATGGCAAAGGAAAATTACATGGTTATGGA GAACCCTTACCGTACTACTTTGACTACAGTATCAAAGGCGATTACAAGGGACCTAACTTCCGACAAAATGAAAAGTCCGACGGAAAATCTGTTCATGGATCCTACTCCGTCGCTCTCCCAGACGGTCGCAAACAACAT GTCAAATACGAAGCCGATCACTACAAGGGATTCGTCGCTCAAGTCAGCTATTCTGGAAAAGCACAACATCCGGCTTATTACGGTCCTGCAATAGTTTTCGACCACAAAGGAACCGAAGGATATCATTGA